One part of the Candidatus Aegiribacteria sp. genome encodes these proteins:
- a CDS encoding DUF3892 domain-containing protein translates to MGEWADYCIVAIRYGNSRKEISHLKVRRDLSSHFGSPETWTKEETRIKITDFFRDIITMTYDGENWNKGAKVQAVRIDNNYYLRTNANSIKEDNLGELPEF, encoded by the coding sequence ATGGGTGAATGGGCTGATTATTGTATAGTTGCAATTAGATATGGAAATTCACGCAAAGAAATTTCACATCTTAAGGTGAGAAGAGATCTCTCTAGTCATTTTGGATCTCCTGAAACTTGGACAAAGGAAGAGACTAGAATAAAGATCACAGACTTCTTCAGGGATATAATTACCATGACTTATGATGGTGAAAATTGGAATAAAGGAGCAAAGGTTCAAGCTGTAAGAATTGATAATAACTATTATCTCCGAACAAATGCGAATAGTATCAAGGAAGATAACCTTGGAGAACTTCCTGAATTCTAA